One stretch of Humidesulfovibrio mexicanus DNA includes these proteins:
- a CDS encoding GDP-mannose 4,6-dehydratase, which produces METVLVIGSNSFSGSDFIDLLLSEREYKVLGASRSPEKDDLFLSYKGNPNRARFSFHQVDLNHDLAALLSLIEAERPAYIVNFAAQSEVAPSWENPGQWFQTNAVALANLAIRLKDMPFIKRYVHISSPEVYGPCEGVVKEDARYNPSTPYAASKAASDLMLLTLYKNFNFPVSTVRATNVYGAHQQLFKIIPRTVIYLKSGRTIELHGGGKAVKSYVHIRDVSQGELQVMERGNNGDIYHFSPDGGVAVRDVVATICQRMGKDFDSSVKTVTERLGQDKAYIIDSTKARTELGWAPRVGLDQGLEGVVRWVDRYWEAIQKQPLGYVHKP; this is translated from the coding sequence ATGGAAACGGTTCTGGTCATCGGGAGCAATTCTTTTTCCGGCAGCGACTTCATCGACTTGCTGCTCTCCGAGCGCGAGTACAAGGTCTTGGGCGCCAGCCGTTCCCCGGAGAAGGACGACCTTTTTCTGTCCTACAAGGGCAATCCCAACCGCGCCCGGTTCAGTTTTCATCAGGTGGACCTGAATCACGACTTGGCGGCGCTGTTGTCCCTTATTGAGGCGGAGCGGCCAGCATACATCGTCAATTTTGCTGCCCAGAGCGAAGTCGCCCCCAGTTGGGAGAATCCTGGACAGTGGTTCCAGACCAACGCCGTGGCTTTGGCGAACCTCGCCATCCGCCTGAAGGACATGCCGTTCATCAAGCGTTATGTGCACATATCCTCGCCCGAGGTCTACGGCCCCTGCGAAGGAGTGGTGAAGGAGGACGCCCGGTACAATCCCAGCACGCCCTATGCGGCGTCCAAGGCCGCAAGCGACTTGATGCTGCTGACGTTGTACAAGAATTTCAATTTCCCGGTCTCCACCGTTCGCGCCACGAACGTATACGGCGCACACCAGCAGCTGTTCAAGATCATCCCGCGCACGGTGATCTACCTGAAGAGCGGCCGCACCATCGAACTGCACGGAGGAGGAAAGGCCGTCAAGTCCTACGTGCATATCCGCGACGTGTCCCAGGGCGAATTGCAGGTCATGGAGCGGGGCAACAACGGCGATATCTACCACTTTTCCCCCGATGGCGGCGTGGCCGTTCGCGACGTTGTGGCGACCATCTGCCAGCGCATGGGGAAGGACTTCGACTCCAGCGTGAAGACCGTAACCGAGCGGCTTGGACAGGATAAGGCCTATATCATCGACTCCACCAAGGCGCGCACTGAACTGGGCTGGGCCCCCCGTGTCGGGCTGGACCAGGGCCTGGAAGGCGTGGTCCGGTGGGTGGACAGGTATTGGGAGGCCATCCAGAAGCAGCCGTTGGGCTACGTTCACAAGCCATAG
- a CDS encoding radical SAM protein produces the protein MDKFKIDSHKLNYHPARVAAWADGECIAPIYMEISPSGACNHRCTFCGLDFMGYGPHRLDTAMLKDRLAEMSAMGLKSVMYAGEGEPFLHPDMVDIVLHTKAVGIDVALTTNGTLMTEDAARSVLPVTSWIKVSCNAGDAETYAAVHRTKAAHFDLAVKNMARAVELRRELGSACTLGVQSLLLPENRASLPTLARTARDIGLDYLVVKPYSQHPSSVTDRYKDVSYQDAEQFAEELRALSTDSFNVVVRQSAMRKWDEKSRPYGKCQALPFWSYVDSRGGVWGCSVFLGEERFLYGNINETGFADIWSGETRRKSLAWFDAEFDCSGCRVNCRMDEINRYLWELKHPGPHVNFI, from the coding sequence ATGGACAAGTTCAAAATCGACAGCCACAAACTCAACTACCATCCGGCGCGGGTCGCCGCCTGGGCCGACGGCGAGTGTATCGCCCCAATCTATATGGAAATCAGCCCCTCGGGCGCGTGCAACCACCGCTGCACTTTCTGCGGGCTGGACTTCATGGGCTACGGCCCCCACCGCCTGGACACCGCCATGCTTAAGGACCGGCTTGCGGAAATGAGCGCCATGGGCCTGAAAAGCGTCATGTACGCGGGCGAGGGCGAGCCTTTTCTGCATCCGGACATGGTCGATATCGTCCTGCACACCAAGGCCGTCGGCATAGACGTGGCGCTCACCACCAACGGCACGCTCATGACCGAGGATGCGGCCCGGAGCGTCCTGCCGGTGACCAGTTGGATCAAGGTGAGCTGCAACGCTGGCGACGCCGAAACCTATGCCGCCGTGCACCGCACCAAGGCCGCGCACTTCGACCTTGCCGTCAAGAACATGGCCAGGGCCGTGGAGCTGCGCCGCGAACTGGGCAGCGCCTGCACGCTTGGCGTGCAGAGCCTGCTGCTGCCGGAGAACCGCGCCAGCCTGCCGACGCTGGCCCGGACCGCCCGCGACATCGGCCTGGACTATCTGGTGGTCAAGCCCTACTCGCAGCATCCGTCAAGCGTCACCGACCGCTACAAGGACGTGAGCTACCAGGACGCCGAGCAATTCGCCGAGGAATTGCGCGCCCTGTCCACCGACAGCTTCAACGTGGTGGTGCGCCAGAGCGCCATGCGCAAGTGGGACGAGAAGTCGCGGCCCTATGGCAAGTGCCAGGCCCTGCCCTTCTGGTCCTACGTCGACTCGCGCGGCGGGGTGTGGGGGTGCAGCGTGTTCCTGGGTGAGGAGCGCTTCCTCTACGGCAACATCAACGAGACGGGCTTTGCGGATATCTGGTCCGGCGAGACCCGGCGCAAGTCCCTGGCGTGGTTCGACGCCGAGTTCGACTGCTCCGGCTGCCGCGTGAACTGCCGCATGGACGAGATCAACCGCTACCTGTGGGAACTCAAGCACCCCGGGCCGCACGTCAATTTCATCTAG
- a CDS encoding lysylphosphatidylglycerol synthase transmembrane domain-containing protein, whose amino-acid sequence MAKAAQTADVRGLVRRYIPPALLLAGLIAAACAVIDLRRLGELLLAARPWPLVALLACHLANILAHVLRLYVLMDRAVPLRALYHANNVCNMVNSLLPFRAGELAMTLLLSRQVPGGGAEVLSWLFVDRLIGLIAILLVFLAALPGFSPHGAAAVSLANSWVYYVAAFGGIVLLMLVAVLFEEPLMSLARKILDRLPLGTESTLARLRAGIGGLRSLFRLRTSLPVFLLALCCWGFIVALNYFGMLSVIPDPSPTAAIFVTFLTIVGIMLVSTPSGVGTVHGATVLVLSMFGIGAEQALAVGILAHALVTAANIGLGMLSAHSLQFSIGRLLRREQM is encoded by the coding sequence TTGGCTAAAGCCGCGCAAACGGCTGACGTCAGGGGCCTTGTCCGCCGCTACATCCCCCCGGCCCTGCTGCTTGCCGGGCTGATCGCCGCAGCCTGCGCGGTCATTGACCTGCGCCGCCTGGGTGAACTGCTGCTCGCGGCGCGGCCCTGGCCCCTGGTAGCCCTGCTGGCCTGCCACCTGGCAAACATTTTGGCGCACGTCTTGCGGCTGTATGTGCTCATGGACCGCGCCGTTCCCCTGCGCGCGCTCTACCACGCCAACAATGTTTGCAACATGGTCAACAGCCTGCTGCCCTTCCGCGCCGGCGAACTGGCCATGACCCTGCTTTTGTCCCGCCAGGTTCCGGGCGGCGGGGCGGAAGTCCTGTCCTGGCTCTTTGTCGACCGGCTCATCGGACTCATCGCCATCCTGCTCGTCTTCCTGGCCGCGCTGCCGGGATTCTCGCCCCACGGCGCCGCCGCCGTAAGTCTTGCGAACAGCTGGGTATACTACGTGGCGGCCTTCGGCGGCATTGTGTTGCTTATGCTTGTGGCGGTGCTCTTTGAGGAGCCCCTCATGTCGCTTGCGCGCAAGATCCTGGACCGCCTCCCCCTGGGCACGGAATCCACCCTGGCGCGGCTGCGCGCGGGCATCGGCGGGCTGAGGTCGCTGTTCCGGCTGCGCACTTCGCTCCCGGTCTTTCTGCTGGCGCTGTGCTGCTGGGGCTTCATCGTGGCCTTGAACTACTTCGGCATGCTCTCGGTGATCCCGGACCCGTCTCCCACGGCCGCAATCTTCGTCACCTTCCTGACCATCGTCGGCATTATGCTCGTGTCCACCCCTTCAGGCGTGGGCACTGTGCACGGGGCCACGGTGCTGGTCCTGTCCATGTTCGGCATCGGGGCGGAGCAGGCCCTTGCAGTGGGCATCCTCGCCCACGCACTGGTCACTGCGGCGAACATTGGCCTGGGGATGCTGAGCGCGCACAGCCTGCAGTTCAGCATCGGCCGGCTGCTGCGGCGCGAGCAGATGTAG
- a CDS encoding TIGR00282 family metallophosphoesterase — MRILYLGDIVGRPGRTAVKRHLAAIRAELGVDLVFANGENASGGLGLSAEGAKELFSAGIDALSSGNHIWKFKDMPSFMDREPRLVRPANYPPGLPGRGWTVLENPGLSPVALINLMGRTYMAPLDCPFRMADAILAELDATRPDVRIRLVDFHAEATSEKAGLGWHLDGRVSAVLGTHTHVQTADARLLGRGTAFITDLGMSGPVDSCLGMSVAPILRKFLTAAPERFEVASGPVALCGAVLDIDDESGQARNIAAWRFDAD, encoded by the coding sequence ATGCGAATCCTGTATTTGGGCGACATCGTGGGCCGACCGGGCCGCACGGCGGTCAAACGCCATTTGGCGGCCATCCGCGCGGAGTTGGGCGTGGACCTTGTGTTCGCCAACGGCGAAAACGCCTCCGGCGGGCTCGGACTCTCGGCGGAGGGCGCAAAGGAACTGTTCAGCGCGGGCATTGATGCCCTGAGCAGCGGCAACCACATCTGGAAGTTCAAGGACATGCCCTCGTTCATGGACCGCGAGCCCAGGCTTGTGCGGCCCGCCAACTATCCGCCCGGGCTGCCCGGCAGGGGCTGGACCGTGTTGGAGAATCCGGGGCTGTCGCCCGTGGCGCTCATCAACCTTATGGGCCGAACATACATGGCCCCCCTGGACTGCCCGTTCCGCATGGCCGACGCCATTTTGGCGGAGCTCGACGCCACGCGACCGGATGTGCGCATCCGGCTGGTGGATTTCCATGCCGAGGCCACAAGCGAGAAGGCGGGCCTGGGCTGGCATTTGGACGGGAGGGTCAGCGCGGTGCTGGGCACGCACACCCACGTGCAGACGGCGGACGCGCGGCTGCTTGGGCGGGGCACGGCCTTCATCACCGACCTGGGCATGAGCGGACCGGTGGATTCCTGCCTGGGCATGAGCGTTGCGCCCATTCTGCGGAAGTTCTTGACTGCCGCGCCGGAACGGTTTGAAGTGGCCAGCGGCCCTGTCGCCTTGTGCGGGGCTGTCCTTGATATCGACGACGAAAGCGGTCAGGCGCGGAACATCGCGGCCTGGCGTTTTGACGCAGACTAA
- a CDS encoding alpha-ketoacid dehydrogenase subunit beta: MPWTKIILDKGEALTELGQAGLRAATYCEALHEAHAQLLESDPSVFLLGEGLLEPSGAFGTVLGLPERFGPRRVMDIPLAENGMTGVAIGAALAGMRPIFIHMRVDFVPMCMDQLVNHAAKWCYMTGGRSHVPLVVRSIIGRGWGSAAQHSQGLHGLFAQIPGLKVVLPSTPYDAKGLLIAAVRDGNPVLSIEHRWLYANTGYVPEEMYEVPLGQGVVRRTGRDATIVAVSHMAWAAIRAANILAEEGIDVEVIDPRTVRPLDVELIRGSVERTGRLVVADVACPGGGVAAEIVASVAESGAVRKLKAPVRRVCFPDAPTPASPPLEAAYYPDHTHIAAAVRETMKA, encoded by the coding sequence ATGCCTTGGACGAAAATCATTCTCGACAAGGGCGAGGCCTTGACCGAACTGGGCCAGGCCGGGCTGCGCGCCGCGACCTACTGCGAGGCCCTGCACGAGGCGCACGCCCAGCTTCTGGAGTCCGATCCGTCCGTGTTTCTTCTGGGAGAAGGGCTGCTTGAACCCAGCGGCGCCTTCGGCACCGTGCTGGGCCTGCCCGAGCGCTTCGGCCCGCGCCGCGTCATGGATATCCCCCTGGCCGAAAACGGCATGACCGGAGTCGCCATTGGCGCGGCTTTGGCCGGAATGCGGCCCATTTTCATTCACATGCGCGTGGACTTCGTGCCCATGTGCATGGACCAGCTGGTGAACCACGCGGCCAAGTGGTGCTACATGACGGGAGGCAGATCCCATGTCCCCCTTGTGGTGCGCAGCATCATCGGCCGGGGCTGGGGTTCGGCTGCGCAACACTCCCAGGGTCTGCACGGCCTGTTCGCACAGATTCCGGGCCTCAAGGTCGTTCTGCCCAGCACGCCCTATGATGCCAAGGGCCTGCTCATTGCGGCTGTGCGCGATGGCAACCCGGTGCTTTCCATAGAGCACCGCTGGCTTTACGCCAACACGGGCTACGTTCCCGAGGAAATGTACGAGGTGCCGCTGGGCCAGGGCGTTGTGCGCCGCACGGGGCGCGACGCCACCATCGTTGCCGTGTCGCACATGGCGTGGGCGGCCATACGCGCCGCAAACATCCTGGCCGAGGAGGGCATCGACGTGGAGGTCATCGACCCGCGCACGGTGCGGCCTCTGGATGTCGAGCTCATCCGAGGGTCCGTGGAGCGCACCGGACGCCTGGTGGTGGCCGACGTGGCCTGTCCCGGCGGCGGCGTTGCGGCCGAAATCGTCGCCAGCGTGGCTGAATCCGGCGCGGTGAGAAAGCTGAAGGCCCCCGTGCGCCGGGTGTGCTTTCCGGACGCCCCCACGCCCGCCAGTCCGCCGCTGGAGGCCGCCTATTATCCTGATCATACCCACATCGCGGCTGCCGTGCGCGAGACAATGAAGGCCTAG
- a CDS encoding glycosyltransferase family 2 protein has translation MEKTLSIVIPAYNEEANIRATVEDILWAIGDRFHDFELIIVDDGSADATGRIIDELAASNRHIRAEHNPHNMGFGASYKRGVSLARMNYVGIIPGDNEIVGHSIAAILDLVGSADIIVPFTMNMEVRPYSRRLFSRLYTLIMNMLFTCELQYYNGPVIHRRDVLMSTPINTSGFAFQSTLLVRLVRSGRSFIEVPMYLRPRLGGRSTALKPKNVVSVCLAIARLVKTIHFDEKRRYAQPVNRILFPGMPASVLVQGVKPQGPDR, from the coding sequence ATGGAGAAGACGTTAAGCATTGTGATACCGGCCTACAACGAAGAGGCCAACATCCGGGCCACGGTGGAGGACATCCTCTGGGCCATCGGCGACCGCTTTCACGACTTCGAGTTGATCATCGTTGACGACGGCAGCGCCGACGCCACGGGCCGGATCATCGACGAATTGGCCGCTTCCAACCGGCATATCCGGGCCGAGCACAACCCGCACAACATGGGTTTCGGCGCATCCTACAAGCGCGGCGTGAGCCTGGCCCGCATGAACTACGTGGGCATCATCCCCGGCGACAACGAGATCGTGGGGCATTCCATCGCGGCCATTCTGGATCTGGTGGGAAGCGCGGACATCATCGTGCCCTTCACCATGAACATGGAAGTGCGGCCGTACTCGCGCCGTTTGTTTTCGCGGCTCTACACCCTGATCATGAACATGCTTTTCACCTGCGAGCTGCAGTACTACAACGGCCCGGTGATCCACCGCCGGGACGTGCTCATGTCCACGCCCATCAACACCAGCGGCTTCGCCTTCCAGTCCACGCTCTTGGTGCGGCTTGTGCGCAGCGGACGCTCGTTCATCGAGGTGCCCATGTACCTTCGGCCGCGCCTGGGCGGGCGGTCCACGGCCCTCAAGCCCAAGAACGTGGTCAGCGTGTGTCTGGCCATCGCCCGCCTGGTCAAGACCATCCACTTTGACGAAAAGCGCCGGTACGCGCAGCCCGTGAACCGCATCCTGTTTCCGGGAATGCCGGCCAGCGTGCTTGTGCAGGGCGTAAAGCCGCAAGGTCCGGACCGATGA
- a CDS encoding thiamine pyrophosphate-dependent dehydrogenase E1 component subunit alpha, whose amino-acid sequence MQTIPAQADLDLLWMLLLIRRFEEKICEVYAAQDMKTPVHLCIGQEAVCAGVCAHLRQEDYLSTTHRGHGHCLAKGMAPYRLYAEFYGRADGCCGGKGGSMHPADPDIGILGTSAIVGGGIPTAVGTALASFLRGEDRVSVVFFGDGASEEGVFHESLNFAALKRLPVVFVCENNAYAAGSPIALRQPHQDVWRHAAGYGIPGVGLDGNDARAVFSAAAEAVSRARAGHGPTLLDCKTYIWKGHVGPDCDCARGVRPLAELEAWMERCPLALHRSRLFAEGRVAEAEYAARMAEIDARLDADIAKARVAPFPDPDSLLTHVYHQRP is encoded by the coding sequence GTGCAGACCATTCCCGCCCAAGCCGACCTCGACCTGCTGTGGATGCTGCTGCTGATCCGCCGCTTCGAGGAGAAGATCTGCGAGGTGTACGCCGCGCAGGACATGAAGACCCCGGTGCACCTGTGCATCGGCCAGGAAGCGGTGTGCGCCGGTGTCTGCGCCCATCTGCGCCAGGAAGACTACCTCTCCACCACCCACCGCGGCCATGGCCACTGCCTCGCCAAGGGCATGGCCCCGTATCGGCTCTATGCCGAATTCTACGGCCGCGCCGACGGCTGCTGCGGGGGCAAGGGCGGCTCCATGCACCCGGCCGATCCGGATATCGGTATCCTGGGCACCTCGGCGATTGTGGGCGGCGGCATCCCCACGGCGGTGGGCACGGCCCTGGCCAGCTTCCTGCGCGGCGAAGATCGCGTATCCGTGGTGTTTTTTGGTGATGGCGCTTCCGAGGAGGGCGTGTTCCACGAGAGCCTGAACTTCGCGGCGTTGAAGCGGCTGCCCGTGGTGTTCGTGTGCGAGAACAACGCCTATGCCGCGGGCTCTCCCATCGCCCTGCGCCAGCCCCATCAGGACGTGTGGCGCCATGCGGCAGGATACGGCATCCCCGGCGTCGGGCTGGACGGCAACGATGCGCGGGCGGTGTTCAGCGCCGCGGCCGAAGCCGTGTCCCGCGCCCGCGCAGGCCACGGCCCAACGCTTCTGGACTGCAAGACGTACATCTGGAAGGGCCATGTCGGACCGGACTGCGACTGCGCCCGGGGGGTGCGGCCCCTGGCCGAGCTGGAGGCCTGGATGGAGCGCTGTCCCTTGGCATTGCACCGTTCACGGCTGTTTGCCGAGGGCCGTGTCGCCGAGGCGGAATACGCCGCGCGCATGGCCGAAATCGACGCCCGCCTGGACGCAGACATCGCCAAGGCCAGGGTTGCGCCTTTCCCTGACCCGGATTCCCTTCTCACCCACGTTTACCACCAGAGGCCGTAA
- a CDS encoding SIS domain-containing protein: MDAGRMHTVSWEQYVCDLSAVMRALSLRDANGQELGSAGLDAWVERTVDLAHGGGCVFFAGNGASASMASHFSADIAKNVRIRSMVFTDAALITCVGNDLSYEDVFSEPLSWQMRQGDMVVLVSSSGNSPNVVKAAKRARELRGTVVTLSAMSPENTLRSLGDLNIYVPAQSYSHAETSHAAILHHWIDAVQRARSLG, translated from the coding sequence ATGGATGCAGGTCGAATGCACACAGTCAGCTGGGAACAATACGTTTGTGATCTCTCGGCCGTGATGCGCGCGCTATCGCTGCGCGATGCAAACGGCCAAGAGCTTGGCTCCGCAGGGTTGGACGCCTGGGTGGAGCGCACCGTGGACCTGGCGCATGGCGGCGGTTGTGTGTTTTTCGCTGGGAATGGGGCAAGTGCTTCCATGGCCAGTCATTTTTCCGCGGACATCGCAAAAAACGTCCGGATCCGCTCCATGGTGTTCACCGATGCCGCGCTCATCACCTGCGTCGGCAACGATCTGTCCTACGAAGACGTCTTTTCCGAGCCCCTTTCCTGGCAGATGCGCCAGGGCGACATGGTCGTGCTCGTAAGCAGTTCGGGAAATTCTCCGAATGTTGTCAAGGCGGCCAAGCGCGCCAGGGAACTGCGGGGCACCGTGGTCACGCTCTCGGCCATGAGCCCGGAGAACACGCTACGGAGCCTGGGCGACCTGAACATCTATGTGCCCGCGCAGTCTTACAGCCACGCGGAAACCAGCCACGCCGCCATCCTGCACCACTGGATCGACGCCGTGCAGCGGGCACGGTCACTTGGCTAA